One Gossypium arboreum isolate Shixiya-1 chromosome 13, ASM2569848v2, whole genome shotgun sequence genomic window, ATTGTAAAGTACATGaactaatagtaaaatttaacctttaaatatTAAGTCGAGAAGTTGGTGTTTTAATGTATTTAAACAACCAATTAAGTCTTAGCTTGATTGGCATCGACTTTATTGCCAATGCAAGAGGATGTGGGTTCGAGTGCACTGAAACGCATCATTCTCTTATTTAAAGGCTAAGGAGGGGCTACGGTAGTTCTAAACATTGTATCAAAACGAGCAGATATGATAAGAACCTATAACGAGATTACCACGGATCTCTCACAAAAACTCATATGCAACTACATCTTATCACCCTCAAAGAAAAAGCCCTTGCTAATTTGTGTCTAATTTTGGCCTTTAAAATTAGGGATACAATGGTCCCTTTAAATAGGCTAAAACTAGAGTCCTAATAAGACTataatattcttaaaataatCAGAGTTTAATTAGGGAATAAATAGCAGAGTTTAATTAGGAGAATAAAATTCGGTTGAATTTAGGAACACGTcataattcaaataaatatattttaataatattttatttttatattaaatgtgTTATATGTTAGTATTTATAATTAATCTAATACTTGAAGGAGGTTTGGGATGGTATTTCATGTAAATATTGAGTTATATTTATCCCTTACTTTAGGTCGTTAAAGGAAGGATACGGCTAGTGAAAGTGAAAAATTAATGGAGGATGTTGTGGCTGTAGTCGCTTAATTTGGTTAAATTAATTATACCATTTATCATGATTAATTCAAAGCCATATGCCTTAATTTCATAACTTAATAAGTTTGGTCATCAATTATGAGCATCTGCCAGCTTCTTTTAAATGGCAGAAGAATAAGACAGTTTATGAAATTTGGTTTATGATTATCtgttataaaaatatatgataTTTTAACCGTATGTGATGGCACGGGTTCGAAGTCGTGTTAATTACGCTTGTTGTTCAAGCTTTACCCTATTATTATAATTCACAAAAAAACcatgatattttatttattatattgtcAACTTTacaattgaaatattaaaaatttaaaattcaagactcaaataaattttatttaatttaatacttgtaATCATTGATTACGATTCTATTTgtacaaattaatatttaaacaaTAATTATAAATGGaatgtttaaaattttgtatCTGAATCTTATTAAAACATGTATTCGATACTTCTTTTAAATAATTTGATATgtgatttttagttattttatttaaagaatataaaaacattataataataatattaattatcatttaaaaatatatatattaatctttTTAGTTGTATTGATATCGAATTTATCCATGACACGAACTCTATTAAGAGATTTATGATAAATAtagattttgtatttttttattttttcattttgaacaaTTATAATATGTACTAGTTATATTTTTTAAAAGgctaatatattttatatttatttatatatatttttccaaaaattgtatatttgatatttatatataaattttatttttaaatcttgATAATTAGAATATGAATTATTTGACAAAATTTGTATGATGGTGATAATTTTAAAGTAgtggataaattttaataaatcttatataaaaatttatacttatctgtatattttttttataatttaacaattttgataataattttattataataaaaataagtatgGAAGAATtgcattatttttatattatttaattagttgAATCGAGAATTAATTTAACTAacttataaattaatattttatttttaaaattttaaataatttatttaattaaattagatGGGATTATTTAGCCATACTAGTAAACAATCTTGTTACTAGTAAACTTCTTTCCCTGCTCTGAAACAAAGTGGCTCTATTGTAATTTAGTGCAAACCCAAGGGTATATTTACTTGTACCTTTTATCAGTCCCTCCTCCACTCTACATACAAAGTACACCAACCTTCTCTCCCTGTCTGTctcgctctctctctctctctctatctgCATTCTTGTTTTCGTATTAAAGACAAAAAAGAAGTTTTAGGAAAAACAGAAAAGAAGAGGAGAGTGATAAATATCATGTGCCCGACTAGTAAGCAAAAACACCGAGGCTCCGCCATGGATTCCGCCGCCAAACCTGCTGCTTCCCTCCCCGATTGGATCACCGACTCAATAAACGGTGGATCCTTGCGACACGTGGACCTCGACACTGGAACCAACGGTTGGGCGTCACCACCAGGTAACCTCTTTTCTCTCCGTTCCCTTAATTACCTCACTAAACGACAAAAAGCACCCGCCGGAGACTACCTGCTCTCTCCGCTCGGTATGGACTGGCTCAAGTCAACTACCAAGCTCGACAACGTACTCGCCCGTCCCGACAACCGTGTTTCTCACGCGCTGAAAAAAGCTCAATCCCAAGGCAAATCTATGAAAAGCTTCGTTTTCGCCGTCAATCTCCAAGTCCCTGGCAAAGATCATTATAGCGCGGTTTTTTATTTCGGTACGGAAGATCCTATCCCTCCCGGTTCGTTGCTCTACCGATTCGTCAACGGAGATGATGCCTTCAGGAACCAACGGTTCAAGATCGTCAACCGGATTGTCAAAGGCCCATGGATCGTCAAAAAGGCGGTGGGCAATTACGCAGCTTGCTTATTAGGTAAAGCTTTGACGTGCAATTACCATAGAGGACCAAATTATTTGGAAATTGATGTCGATATCTCCAGTTCGGCAATTGCTAACGCGATTTTGCACCTCGCTTTGGGATACGTGACAAGTGTGACAATCGATATGGGATTTCTGGTGGAAGCGCAAACGGAGAATGAGTTGCCGGAAAAGTTGATCGGTGCGGTTAGGGTTTGCCAGATGGAGATGTCCTCTGCGACTGTGGTTGACGCACTGACTCCACAGATTCAACCGGCGGCGGCGCGTGTAATGGGTTGTTCGAAGGTAAATCACCATAAGTCCGGTGATGACGAAGATGATGATGATAAATGATAACTCTTTTTTCcccttaattttaaattta contains:
- the LOC108461339 gene encoding protein ENHANCED DISEASE RESISTANCE 2-like, with translation MCPTSKQKHRGSAMDSAAKPAASLPDWITDSINGGSLRHVDLDTGTNGWASPPGNLFSLRSLNYLTKRQKAPAGDYLLSPLGMDWLKSTTKLDNVLARPDNRVSHALKKAQSQGKSMKSFVFAVNLQVPGKDHYSAVFYFGTEDPIPPGSLLYRFVNGDDAFRNQRFKIVNRIVKGPWIVKKAVGNYAACLLGKALTCNYHRGPNYLEIDVDISSSAIANAILHLALGYVTSVTIDMGFLVEAQTENELPEKLIGAVRVCQMEMSSATVVDALTPQIQPAAARVMGCSKVNHHKSGDDEDDDDK